TCCCGTCCCACGTCTTCCGGGACGGCAAGACGACCGACGATCTGGGGGTGGACACCCTCTTCGGCCAGGCGGTCCGGGTCGACCTGACGCACGTGGGGGCGGAAGAGGGCGTGACGGCGGAGGATCTGGAGCGCTCCGGCGTCGCCGTCCAGCCCGGGGAGATCGTGCTGTTGAACACGGGCTGGTCGGACCGCATGTGGGGCCATTTCCCGGAGTATTTCACCCGTTCGCCCTACCTGACCGTGGAGGCGGCGCGCTGGCTGGCCGCAAGGCGACCCAGGGCGGTGGGCTTCGACTTCTTCGAGGAGTATGCGGCCCGGCTGCCTGACTTCGGCTCCGAAGACTTCGTCGTCCACAGGGAGCTCCTGGGATACGGGATCTTCCTGATGGAGCAGCTGACCAACCTGGGCAGCCTGCCCCAGCGGGTGGAATTTTTCGCGGCATTCTACAAGATCGGCGGAGTGGAAGGCGCTCCTGCACGATTCTTTGCGCGGGTGGATGTCCCGTGAGGCTGGGGCTGCTGGAGCGGAGGGACGGCAGCCAGGCGGTCTGCGCCTGGACGGAGGCGGGCGTGGTGGACCTGGAGCTGGCCCGGGAGCGCCTGGGGGCGCCGCCCGACGCCGCCACGCGGTCGCTGGCCGCCGCGGTGGAGGATGCCGACGCCGTCGAGCGGCTCGCCCGGCTGGCGCAGGCCGGTCGCGCCTGGGCCGAGCCGCCCGCGGAGGTACGCTGGCTGCCGCCGCTGGTCCGCCCGGACCGGCCCGTCTTCTGCGTCGGAAAGAACTACGCCGAGCACGTGCGGGAAGGGGCGCGCGCGGGCGAGGGCTCCGCGCTGCCCGCCGCGCCCATGTTCTTCACCAAGCTGGCCGCCACCGTGGTGGGCAACGGCCGGCCGGTGGTGGCCTGGAGTCACACGCGCGAGCTGGACTACGAGGCGGAGCTGGGGGTGGTCCTCGGCCGCGACGGGCGTGACGTGGGCGAGGACGAGGTGCCCGCAAGGATCTTCGGGTACACCCTGGTCAACGACGTGACCGCGCGGGACCTGCAGCGGCTCCACGGCCAGTGGTTCAAGGGCAAGAACCTGGAGACGTTCTGCCCGGTGGGCCCCTGGATCGTCACCGCGGACGAGGTGGGTTGGCCGGTGGAGCTGGAGCTGACCCTGCGCGTCAACGGCGAGATCCGCCAGCGGCTCCACACGCGGGAGATGATCTTCGACATCGCGCGCATCGTCGCCGACCTCTCGCGCGGGCTCACCCTGCGGGCCGGCGACCTGATCTCCACGGGGACCGGGCCCGGTTGCGCCTTCGGGATGGCCGAGCCGCGCTGGCTGCGCCCCGGCGACCGGGTGGAAGTGGAGTGCGGCGCCATCGGAACCCTGTGGAACGAGATTGTCGGGGACGCCGGGCGATGAGCGCCGCGAGCCCGGGCTCGAGCCCTCGCGGGCAGGAGCCCTTCCCCGCCGAACCGGGGCCGGCGGAGCCCAGGGAGGAGGTGCCGGGCGGGGCGGTGGACGTCCACGCGCACTTCGTGGCGCCGGCGGTCCTCCAGGAGCTGCGCAGGAACGGCCAGGCCTACGGTATCCGGGTGGAGGAAGGGGAGCGGGGTCCCGTCCTGCACTTCCCCCGCACCGCCAGCCGGCCCTTCTTCGCGGCCATGACCGACCTGGACCGGCGCCTGGAGGAGATGGACCGGCAGCGCGTCGCCTTCGCCCTGCTCTCCACCTGGGTGGACATCTTCGGCTACGACCTGGACGGGGAGGAGGCGGTCCGCTACTGCCGGCTGGTCAACAACGCCCTGGCCGAGGCGGTCCGCAGCCGGCCGGACCGCCTCGCGGCCCTGGCCACCGTCCCGGCGGCGCACCCGGCCGCCGCCCGGGAGCTGGAGCGCGCGGTCCTGCAGCTGGGCATGCGGGGCCTTTTCCTCGGGACCAACATTCTCGGCAGGAATCTGGACGACCCGCTGCTGGAGCCGCTCTGGCAGGCGGCGGAGGGGCTGGACGTCCCGGTGGTGCTCCACCCGGTCAACACCCCGGCCAGGGAGCGGCTGGCGAGCTACTACCTCGGCAACCTGATCGGCAACCCGCTGGAGACCACCGTGGCCGCCGCCTCGCTGATCCTGGGCGGCGTGCTCGACCGGTACCCGGGCCTGCGCGTGGTCCTCCTCCACGGGGGCGGGTACTTCCCCTGGGCTGTCGGCCGGCTGGACCACGGCTACCGCGTCCGGCCGGAGACCCGCGCCCGGGCGGCGCGAACGCCGGGGGAGTACGTGAAGCGCTTCCACTACGACACGGTGGTCTACGACCGGCGGATTCTCGCCGCCCTGGCCGGCGTGGTGGGCTGGGAGCGGATTCTGCTCGGCTCGGACTGCCCCTTCGACATGCAGCTGCCGGAGCCGGTGCGATTCGTGCGCGAGTCCGTGCAGGATCCCGAAGACTTCGAGCGCGTCTGCCGGAAGAACGCGGCCGCCATCTTCGGACTCGCGGGACGGTGATCGGTATGGAGGAAGCACGCTCTCCGCGCGGGGCCGAGGGGCGGCGCGGGATGGTGGTGGCGCCCCATCGCCTCGCGGCCGAGGTGGGCGCAGCCCTGCTGAGCCGGGGGGCCAACGCCGTCGAGGCCGCCGTCGCCACCGCCGCCGCCCTGGCGGTGGTCTACCCGCACATGAACGGGCTGGGGGGCGACTCCTTCTGGCTCCTGGCGGGACCGGGACAGCCTCCCCTGGGCCTCAACGCGAGCGGCCCGTCGGGCGAGCGGCTGAGCCGGGAACTGCTGGCCGCCCATGGGCTGGAGCGTATCCCGGAGCGGGGGAGTCTTGCCGCCTGTACGGTGCCGGGCACGGTGGGCGGCTGGGAGGCCTTGTACCGGTACTCGCGGCGGGCGCTGGGCGGGAGGCTCGCGTGGCGCGAGCTGCTGAGGCCGGCCATCGCCCTGGCCCGCGAGGGCTTCCCAATCTCCGAGGGCCAGGTGCGCGACACGAGGCGGCTCCTGGGCGAACTGGAGGCCCTGCCCGGGGCGGCCGAGCTCTTCGCCTCGGTCTTTGCGCCGGGCGGGCGGGTACCGGAGCCCGGCGCCTGGTGGAGGCACCCGGAGCTGGCCGCGACCCTGGAGACGGTCGCCGAGCGGGGCGCGGACGGCTTCTACAAGGGTGCCGTAGGTGCCCAGATCGTCGCGCACAGCCTCCTCACCGCCGACGACTTGGCCCGCTACCGGCCGGAGTGGGTGGAGCCGCTCCACGTGGCCTACCGCGGCCTGACGGCCGTTAACCTGCCACCCAACTCGCAGGGCGTGGTCAGCCTGGAGATCCTGGGCATCCTGGAGCGGCTTCCCGCGGCCGGCATGCGGCGCGGCCAGGCCGCCCACATCCACTGGATCGTGGAGGCCACCAAGCTGGCCTTCGGCGACCGCGACCGGTACCTGGGCGATCCCGCCCGGATGGCCATCCGGGCGGCGGAATTGCTGGCGCCGGGCCACCTGGACGGTCTGGCCGCGCGGGTACGGGCCGAGGCGGCGCTGCCGGACGCGCCGCTGAGCCGCTCGGGCCGCGGCGACACCGTCTGGTTCGGCGCGGTCGACGCCCGGGGCCTGGCGGTCTCGGGCATCCAGAGCCTCTACTACGAGTTCGGCAGCGGGGTGGTGGCCGGCCGCACCGGCGTGGTGCTGCAGAATCGGGGCGTCGCCTTCTCGCCCTCCAGCGGCCCCAACGAACTGGGACCGAGAAGGAAGCCCTTCCACACCCTCAACCCCGCCATGCTGCTGCGAGACGGGCGCCCGTACCTGGTCTACGGGACCATGGGCGGCGAGGGTCAGCCGCAGACGCAGGCCGCGGTGGCCACCCGCATCGTCGACCTGGGCATGCACCCGGCCGAGGCCGTCGCCGCACCCCGCTGGCTCTACGGGCGCACCTGGGGCGGCGACTCGCCCGGGCTGAAGCTGGAGCGCCGCTTCGACCCGGCCGTGGTCCGGGAGCTGGAGGCGCTGGGCCACGCCTGCACGCTGGTGGAGGCCTGGTCCGACCTGATGGGTCACGCCGGGGCGATCCTGGTGGAGGGGGAGAGGCTCTTGGGCGGGGCGGACCCGCGAAGCGACGGCGCGGCCATCGCCTGCGACTGACCGGCGCGCGGGCGGGCGAGCCGCCGGCTCGCTTGCAGGGGTCGGCCGCCGCGCGCATGCTGGTGCTCGGAGCCCCGGGGGCTCCCGGGTACGGGTGCCCCCGGGCGCCGGGGAGGGCGATCCGTTTGGCCCGTGAGGGAAGGGCTTCGGGAGAGTCGCCGGCGACCCGCACCGGATGGGCGCTGGCGGTCATCGTCATCGGCGTGCTCATGGCGGCGGTGGACACCACCATCGTGGTGCTGGCCCTGCCCACCATCATGGCCTCGCTCCACGCCAGCCTGAGCGACGTCGTCTGGGTCATCATGGCCTACCTGCTGGTCATCACCCTGCTGGCCACCCAGGTGGGGCGGCTGGGCGACATGTTCGGCCGCGTGCGCATGTACGAGTGGGGCTTCGCCGTCTTCGTCGCCGGCTCGCTCCTCTGCGGGCTGGCGCCCAGCGCCGCCGCCCTGGTCGCCTTCCGCGTCGTCCAGGGCGTCGGCGGCGCGCTCATCTCGGCCAACAGCGGCGCCGTCATCGCCGACCTCTTCCCGCCCCGGGAGCGGGGACGAGCGTACGGCTTCACCAGCGTGGGCTGGAACCTGGGCGCCATCCTGGGCATCCTGCTGGGCGGCTTCATCACTACGTACTGGTCCTGGCAGGAAGTCTTCCTCATCAACGTCCCCATCGGCCTCTTCAGCCTGGGGATCGCGCTGGCGGTGCTGCGCGAGCGCGGCGAGCACGCCAGCCGCCGCCTCGACCCGCTGGGCATGCTCCTCCTGGGCGCCGGCCTGCTGCTCGTCCTGGTGGCCATGGTCCACCAGAGCTCGGCGGGGCCCTCGCCCGCCTCCTGGGCGGAGCTGGCGGCCGGCCTGGCGGCGCTGGCCGCCTTCGTCTGGGCGGAGGCGCGCCACCCGGCGCCCATGCTGCCGCTCGGCCTCTTCCGCCACCGGGTGCTGACCGCCTCCTTCCTGGCGGCCTTCTTCCAGGCGGTGGGCAACTTCGCCGTCCTCTTCCTGGTGATCATGTACCTGCAGGGGATCCGGCAGCTCTCGCCCTTCGCCGCCTCGCTGCTGCTGGTGCCGGGCTACCTGGTGGGCGGCCTGCTCGGCCCGTGGACGGGCCGCCTGGCGGACCGGCTGGGCGCGGCGCTGCCGGCGACGGCGGGGCTGGCGGTGCAGGCGCTGGCGCTCTTCCTGTACGCCCATCTGGGCCCGGCGACGCCGCTGGGCTGGGTGGTGGCGGCCAGCGTCGTCAACGGCATCGGCAACGCCGGCTTCTTCCCGGCCAACAACTCGGCGGTGATGAAGGCGGCGCCGCCGGGCGCCTACGGCATCGCCTCGGGCATGCTGCGCACCTTCGCCAACGTGGGCATGGTCCTCTCCTTCGCCACGGCGATGATGGTGGCGGCGAGCCAGATCCCGCGCAACTTGGCCTTCGCCGTCTTCGTGGGCACCACCACGCTGCACGGGAGCGCCGTCCAGGCCTTCGGGCGGGGCATCGACGCCGCCTTCTACGCGGCCATCGCGCTGATGGCGGTGGCGGCCGCCTTCTCGCTGCTGCGCGCCGCGCCGGGCGAGGCGCCGCGGGCGGAGGGCGCCGTGGCGCGCTAGGCCCGAGCGCAAGCGGCGCCGGCGGGCCGGGGCGCCGGGCGAGGCGCCGAGGGCGGGGCGCGGTGGGGGTCCCGGAAGGCACTTCCGCGGATGCCATTATGGTGGCATTTCCGCCATCATGATGTTAGGCATCATCGGAGTGCCAGCCTCTCCGGCCGCCCGGGAGGGCGGAGGGAGGGCGGCGCCGTTTTCGCCCGCCCATGCGGGTCCGGGAGTTCCCCGGAAAGCCCGAGCAGCTGGCGGATTTGACGTCATGATGGCATCCGCCGGCGCGGCTTCCACCACGGCCAGGGACCGCCCTCGGACGCCGGCAGCGGGGCCACGGAGACGCCCGCCGCCGCGCCCAGAGCCTTGTCGAAGGTGAAGGCGGCCTGGCAGTGGCGCAGGCGGATCACCTCCACGCTGATCCGGTCGACCAGGCTCTCGCCCGGCCGGGGCGCCGCGAGCCAGGCCGCCATGGCGCGCTGGTGAAGCACCTCGTCCACCCAGAAGAGAAGGACCTGGGGGAGGATGGCTTCCTGGAGCGCCGCGACCGCCTCCGTGCCGAGACGCCGTTGCACCTGCGTGACGGTCTCCAGCAGGACGTAGTTGTGGGTGAGGAAGGTCTGCCCCCCGGAGAGGATCTGCTTCCAGGTGACCCGCGCCGGCCAGTGGTTGGGGTCGTCCCGGTCGAGGAGGGCGTAGAGGGCGGAGGTGTCGATGAAGATCACGGCCGGCTGCTCCCGCCGTCGCGGGGTGGAAGAAGCCGGCGTCGCGAGGAGAACTTGCCCATCACGGCGTCCGCGCGGGCCATCATGCGCGGCCGGTCGGGCATGGTCCGGAGGAGGTAGTACTGGACCGCGTCGCGGACGACCTGCGCCATGGAGACCTGCCGGAAGGAGGCCGCCTGGCGCACGCCCTCCAGTTGCTCCGGCGTCAGCTGGACCTGGATCCGGATCAAGGGCGCTCACCAGGAAAAATATACCACCATGACGGCGGTTCCGCCATCATGGTGGCAAGTCGTGCACCCGCTTCCGGGAGACCCCCGCGCGCCTCGTCTACCGCCCGGCCGCAGCGCCCGCGCCCGTGCCGCTCCCGCCGGCCGCGCCGGCCGCCGCCGCCGCGCCGCGCTCCGCCGCCTCCGGCCAGGCTTCCTCGCGAAGCGAGACCGCGCGCAGGTGGAAGAGCGCCCGCACCGTGAAGATCAGGAACGGCACCACGCCCAGCGCGATGAAGACCGTGTCCGGCACGATGCGCAGCCAGAGGAGCGCGTGCACCAGCGGCTCCTGGTAGAAGGCCAGCGACCGCGCCGCGAAGAAGCCGCTCCGGAACGCCTCCGCCAGCTGCAGGAAGCCCACCGGCAGGAGCGTCATCACGATCATCCCCACCAGCCCCGCGTTCAGCCCCCAGAACGAGAGCCGCAGCAGCCGCTCGTGGCGCGCCCAGGCGGCCGGCTCGACGACGTTCCGCAGCGCGAAGAGAGCCAGCGCGACGGCGAACATGCCGTAGACGCCCATCAGCGCCCCGTGCGCGTGCGCCAGCGTCAGCCAGGAGCCGTGCTCGAAGTAGGCCACCACCGGCAGGTTGATCAGGAAGCCCAGCACCCCCGCGCCCACCAGGTTCCAGACGCCCGTCGCCACCAGGAAGCGGAAGGCGTCCGCGTAGGCGAAGCTCCGCCCGCCGCGCCGGAGCACCCGCACCTGCTCCCACGCCTCCCCGATCAGAAGCGTCAGCGGGATCACCTCGAGCGCCGAGAAGACCGCGCCCAGGCCGATCCACATCTCCGGCGCGCCGATCCAGTAGTAGTGGTGGCCGGTGCCGACGATCCCCGAGCCGAGCAGGATGGCGAACTGGAAGTAGAGCGCGCGCACCGTCGAGCGGCGCGTCGCCAGCCCCAGGTGGACCATCAGGAAGCCGATCACCGCCACCGCGAACGTCTCGAACATCCCTTCGACCCAGAGGTGGATGACCCACCAGCGCCAGTAGTCCGAGAAGGTGACGCTCACCCCCGGGTTGACCAGGAAGCCGAAGACGTAGAAGGCCGGGATGGTGACCGCCGTGTAGAAGAGGAGGTGCGTCAGCCCGCCCCGGTCCGACTCCGCCCGGAGCGCCGGCCGGAGCGCGCGGTAGACGATGGCGAGCCAGATCAGCATGCCGGCGAAGAGGAGGATCTGCCAGAGCCGCCCCAGCTCGAGGTAGTTCCAGCCCTGGTTGCCCAGCCAGAACCAGAGCCGCCCGAAGACGTTCCGGACGCCCAGCCACTCGCCGAGGAGGCTTCCTAGCGTCACCACCACCAGGGCGCCGAAGAGGAGGTCGACCAGGAGCCCCTGCCGGCGCGGCTCCTTCCCGCCCACCAGCGGCGCGATATAGAGGCCCATGCCCAGCCAGGCCGTGGCGATCCAGAGGACGGCCAGCTGCAGGTGCCAGGTCCGCGCCACGTTGTAGGGGAACCAGGAGCCGATCTCGAGGCCGTAGAAGCGCGTCCCCTCCACGTAGGAGTGCGCCATGTAGGCGCCCATCAGCGTCTGCAGCAGAAAGAGGACGGCCACGACCGCGAAGTACTTGGCGGTCTTCCTCTGGCTCGGGGTGACCGGCACGGCGCCCGGGTCGAGCGCCGCCGCCTCCTCCGGCGCCCGCATCTGCATGCCCAGGTTCTTCGCGAAGTACCAGTAGAAGATGCCGCCGAAGGCGAGGATGAGGAGCGCCACGCTGGCCGCGCTCCACCAGAGCGCCGGCCAGGCGACGGTGTTGCCCGCCGCCGGGTCGTAGGGCCAGTTGTTGGTGTAGCTGGCGCCCGTCCCCGGCCGCTCCGCCGCGCTCACCCAGGCCGTCCAGAAGAAGAAGTCGCCCAGGTCGCGCAGGTCCGCGCTCGTGGCGCCGGCCAGCGCGTCCGCCGGCAGCGCCTGCGCCGGCCGCCCGTTCCGGAAGAGCCGCGCCGTCGCCGCCTGCACGGCCTCGAGCCCCTGCACCTCGCCCGCGCTCAGCCGGAGCGTCTTCGTCGCCGGGTCGTAGCGGTTCGTCTTCAGCTCCCGCGCCACCGCCGCGTCCACCGCCGCCCGCTCGGCGGCGTCGAGCTTGGCGTACGCTTGCCCGTAGCGCGCCTCGGCGAGGCTCGCCTGGAGGCTCGTCGCCACCCGGTGGAGCGCGTCGGCGGTGAAGTCCGGCCCGAAGTAGGAGCCCTCGCCCAGGAGCGAGCCCCAGTCCATCAGGTCGTACTTCTGGTAGACCGCCTTCCCGTGCCAGATCTCCTGCGCGGTCATCAGCA
The Bacillota bacterium DNA segment above includes these coding regions:
- a CDS encoding cyclase family protein, whose translation is MPYIDLSVRVDAETYGPPSTNVKVGVTPNFRGPGFWVASSLAMSIHTGSHIDVPSHVFRDGKTTDDLGVDTLFGQAVRVDLTHVGAEEGVTAEDLERSGVAVQPGEIVLLNTGWSDRMWGHFPEYFTRSPYLTVEAARWLAARRPRAVGFDFFEEYAARLPDFGSEDFVVHRELLGYGIFLMEQLTNLGSLPQRVEFFAAFYKIGGVEGAPARFFARVDVP
- a CDS encoding fumarylacetoacetate hydrolase family protein; amino-acid sequence: MRLGLLERRDGSQAVCAWTEAGVVDLELARERLGAPPDAATRSLAAAVEDADAVERLARLAQAGRAWAEPPAEVRWLPPLVRPDRPVFCVGKNYAEHVREGARAGEGSALPAAPMFFTKLAATVVGNGRPVVAWSHTRELDYEAELGVVLGRDGRDVGEDEVPARIFGYTLVNDVTARDLQRLHGQWFKGKNLETFCPVGPWIVTADEVGWPVELELTLRVNGEIRQRLHTREMIFDIARIVADLSRGLTLRAGDLISTGTGPGCAFGMAEPRWLRPGDRVEVECGAIGTLWNEIVGDAGR
- a CDS encoding amidohydrolase, whose translation is MSAASPGSSPRGQEPFPAEPGPAEPREEVPGGAVDVHAHFVAPAVLQELRRNGQAYGIRVEEGERGPVLHFPRTASRPFFAAMTDLDRRLEEMDRQRVAFALLSTWVDIFGYDLDGEEAVRYCRLVNNALAEAVRSRPDRLAALATVPAAHPAAARELERAVLQLGMRGLFLGTNILGRNLDDPLLEPLWQAAEGLDVPVVLHPVNTPARERLASYYLGNLIGNPLETTVAAASLILGGVLDRYPGLRVVLLHGGGYFPWAVGRLDHGYRVRPETRARAARTPGEYVKRFHYDTVVYDRRILAALAGVVGWERILLGSDCPFDMQLPEPVRFVRESVQDPEDFERVCRKNAAAIFGLAGR
- a CDS encoding gamma-glutamyltransferase family protein; this translates as MVVAPHRLAAEVGAALLSRGANAVEAAVATAAALAVVYPHMNGLGGDSFWLLAGPGQPPLGLNASGPSGERLSRELLAAHGLERIPERGSLAACTVPGTVGGWEALYRYSRRALGGRLAWRELLRPAIALAREGFPISEGQVRDTRRLLGELEALPGAAELFASVFAPGGRVPEPGAWWRHPELAATLETVAERGADGFYKGAVGAQIVAHSLLTADDLARYRPEWVEPLHVAYRGLTAVNLPPNSQGVVSLEILGILERLPAAGMRRGQAAHIHWIVEATKLAFGDRDRYLGDPARMAIRAAELLAPGHLDGLAARVRAEAALPDAPLSRSGRGDTVWFGAVDARGLAVSGIQSLYYEFGSGVVAGRTGVVLQNRGVAFSPSSGPNELGPRRKPFHTLNPAMLLRDGRPYLVYGTMGGEGQPQTQAAVATRIVDLGMHPAEAVAAPRWLYGRTWGGDSPGLKLERRFDPAVVRELEALGHACTLVEAWSDLMGHAGAILVEGERLLGGADPRSDGAAIACD
- a CDS encoding MFS transporter produces the protein MLVLGAPGAPGYGCPRAPGRAIRLAREGRASGESPATRTGWALAVIVIGVLMAAVDTTIVVLALPTIMASLHASLSDVVWVIMAYLLVITLLATQVGRLGDMFGRVRMYEWGFAVFVAGSLLCGLAPSAAALVAFRVVQGVGGALISANSGAVIADLFPPRERGRAYGFTSVGWNLGAILGILLGGFITTYWSWQEVFLINVPIGLFSLGIALAVLRERGEHASRRLDPLGMLLLGAGLLLVLVAMVHQSSAGPSPASWAELAAGLAALAAFVWAEARHPAPMLPLGLFRHRVLTASFLAAFFQAVGNFAVLFLVIMYLQGIRQLSPFAASLLLVPGYLVGGLLGPWTGRLADRLGAALPATAGLAVQALALFLYAHLGPATPLGWVVAASVVNGIGNAGFFPANNSAVMKAAPPGAYGIASGMLRTFANVGMVLSFATAMMVAASQIPRNLAFAVFVGTTTLHGSAVQAFGRGIDAAFYAAIALMAVAAAFSLLRAAPGEAPRAEGAVAR
- a CDS encoding PIN domain-containing protein: MIFIDTSALYALLDRDDPNHWPARVTWKQILSGGQTFLTHNYVLLETVTQVQRRLGTEAVAALQEAILPQVLLFWVDEVLHQRAMAAWLAAPRPGESLVDRISVEVIRLRHCQAAFTFDKALGAAAGVSVAPLPASEGGPWPWWKPRRRMPS
- a CDS encoding cbb3-type cytochrome c oxidase subunit I, translated to MDERASSGRFGRLLARQAGSESGLWKHGVALLLLVAFTVLIAGGYSVWKNQAPVPERVVGPDGRVLMTAQEIWHGKAVYQKYDLMDWGSLLGEGSYFGPDFTADALHRVATSLQASLAEARYGQAYAKLDAAERAAVDAAVARELKTNRYDPATKTLRLSAGEVQGLEAVQAATARLFRNGRPAQALPADALAGATSADLRDLGDFFFWTAWVSAAERPGTGASYTNNWPYDPAAGNTVAWPALWWSAASVALLILAFGGIFYWYFAKNLGMQMRAPEEAAALDPGAVPVTPSQRKTAKYFAVVAVLFLLQTLMGAYMAHSYVEGTRFYGLEIGSWFPYNVARTWHLQLAVLWIATAWLGMGLYIAPLVGGKEPRRQGLLVDLLFGALVVVTLGSLLGEWLGVRNVFGRLWFWLGNQGWNYLELGRLWQILLFAGMLIWLAIVYRALRPALRAESDRGGLTHLLFYTAVTIPAFYVFGFLVNPGVSVTFSDYWRWWVIHLWVEGMFETFAVAVIGFLMVHLGLATRRSTVRALYFQFAILLGSGIVGTGHHYYWIGAPEMWIGLGAVFSALEVIPLTLLIGEAWEQVRVLRRGGRSFAYADAFRFLVATGVWNLVGAGVLGFLINLPVVAYFEHGSWLTLAHAHGALMGVYGMFAVALALFALRNVVEPAAWARHERLLRLSFWGLNAGLVGMIVMTLLPVGFLQLAEAFRSGFFAARSLAFYQEPLVHALLWLRIVPDTVFIALGVVPFLIFTVRALFHLRAVSLREEAWPEAAERGAAAAAGAAGGSGTGAGAAAGR